One stretch of Pirellulales bacterium DNA includes these proteins:
- a CDS encoding c-type cytochrome, with product MKPDFIVCDLQPLLRKIIYRCLSMLIALAGLSGCQPGKDIIYEPRAETQKLTPPMRELIAQTLTEHAGTPSSPKLISDPSLPTSSLLAGQAVYQLRCASCHGDTGNGAGPAAYALSPKPRDYRKGIFKFISTINSEDPTLKRKKKPTRTDLEAVIRRGAVGTSMPAFPLLPDDEVRDVISYVMSLAQRGELEYRILTQYEAGEDVFEDLPQEAGGDPSAPEERRKVRFVEGFIEQQMQQIRDEWNEAGNFVLEPLSKETPFTAESVKRGEAAYMSSTASCYSCHGKDGRGMDIPPEQRENFLDEWGNVSRAADLTAGMFHGGGRAIDIYRRIMIGIEPMPSRYNDFKDNPDLVWDIVHYVQALSSARRRAILADSVFDDAQKAKAAKESASAASNASAK from the coding sequence ATGAAGCCTGATTTTATTGTCTGTGATTTGCAGCCATTACTTCGCAAGATTATTTATCGCTGCTTGTCCATGCTGATCGCGCTGGCGGGGCTAAGTGGTTGCCAACCCGGTAAGGATATCATTTACGAACCGCGTGCGGAAACCCAAAAGCTAACCCCCCCGATGCGGGAATTGATCGCGCAAACCTTGACGGAACATGCCGGTACCCCCTCCAGTCCAAAGCTGATTAGCGACCCTTCGCTGCCTACCAGTTCCTTGCTGGCGGGCCAGGCCGTGTACCAGTTGCGCTGCGCGTCCTGCCATGGTGATACCGGCAACGGAGCCGGACCCGCCGCGTATGCCCTCTCCCCCAAACCGCGAGATTACCGCAAAGGGATCTTTAAATTTATCAGTACGATCAATAGCGAAGATCCCACGCTCAAACGCAAGAAAAAGCCGACTCGCACGGACTTGGAGGCGGTAATACGCCGGGGCGCGGTTGGCACCTCGATGCCCGCCTTCCCCTTGTTACCGGATGATGAAGTGCGGGATGTGATCAGCTATGTCATGTCGCTAGCGCAACGGGGAGAACTGGAATATCGGATCTTGACGCAATACGAGGCGGGGGAGGATGTCTTTGAAGATCTACCCCAGGAAGCCGGCGGAGACCCATCCGCGCCCGAAGAGCGGCGCAAGGTCCGTTTTGTGGAAGGCTTTATCGAGCAACAAATGCAACAAATCCGCGACGAATGGAATGAGGCGGGAAATTTTGTCCTGGAACCCCTGAGCAAGGAGACGCCATTCACGGCCGAGTCCGTTAAACGGGGCGAAGCGGCCTACATGAGTTCCACCGCTAGTTGCTACAGTTGCCATGGCAAGGATGGCCGCGGGATGGATATTCCGCCCGAACAGCGGGAAAACTTTTTGGATGAATGGGGAAATGTTTCGCGGGCGGCGGACCTGACGGCGGGCATGTTCCACGGCGGGGGACGCGCGATTGATATTTATCGCCGGATCATGATTGGAATTGAACCGATGCCCTCGCGATATAACGATTTTAAGGATAATCCCGATCTGGTCTGGGACATTGTCCATTATGTGCAAGCCCTCAGCAGCGCGCGGCGACGCGCCATCCTGGCTGATTCGGTCTTTGACGACGCCCAAAAAGCCAAGGCCGCCAAAGAGTCCGCCTCCGCAGCGAGTAATGCCTCCGCCAAGTAA
- the rnc gene encoding ribonuclease III: MSSDTSQVGQALPALTIPPVPGLGAAFQIDKDLDSLAAACKSRLGYEFNDPKLLLAALTHASGAQHRLASNERLEFLGDAILGAVVCEMLYHRFPEFLEGDLTKIKSVVVSRGTLAKLSAQAGLQDFLIMGKGMTTHSEVPVSLLADVFESLVAAIYLDGGHAAARDFIVSRIGAEIEATANGEGTLNFKSTLQQHAQREFGQMPCYLLLDEKGPDHSKCFKIAAQIGKNRYSSAWGRNKKEAEQRAARNALCELNGEIPPFAADG, translated from the coding sequence ATGTCAAGCGATACGTCTCAAGTTGGTCAAGCGCTACCCGCATTGACCATCCCCCCCGTTCCTGGATTGGGGGCAGCGTTCCAAATCGATAAAGATTTGGACTCTTTAGCCGCCGCCTGCAAGTCGCGCTTGGGCTACGAGTTTAACGATCCCAAGCTGTTGTTAGCCGCACTCACGCATGCCTCGGGCGCGCAACATCGACTGGCATCGAATGAACGGTTGGAGTTTCTGGGGGATGCGATTTTAGGGGCGGTTGTTTGTGAAATGCTATATCACCGGTTTCCGGAATTCTTAGAGGGGGATCTCACCAAAATCAAGTCCGTGGTGGTTAGCCGCGGCACCCTTGCCAAACTGAGCGCGCAAGCCGGTTTGCAGGATTTTTTAATCATGGGGAAGGGAATGACCACCCATAGCGAAGTCCCCGTGTCGCTGTTGGCGGATGTGTTTGAATCATTGGTGGCGGCGATCTACCTGGATGGGGGACACGCGGCGGCACGAGACTTTATTGTTTCGCGAATTGGCGCTGAAATCGAGGCCACCGCCAATGGAGAAGGGACGCTGAACTTTAAATCCACCTTGCAACAACACGCGCAGCGCGAATTTGGCCAAATGCCCTGCTATTTGTTACTAGACGAAAAAGGCCCCGATCATAGCAAATGTTTCAAAATCGCCGCCCAAATTGGCAAAAATCGCTATTCCTCCGCCTGGGGTCGCAATAAAAAGGAAGCCGAACAACGGGCAGCCCGCAACGCGTTGTGTGAACTCAATGGCGAAATCCCCCCCTTTGCGGCGGACGGTTAA
- a CDS encoding cation-translocating P-type ATPase, with product MTPSFPPTKQSPAGEECAYCGLPLPRSFSWGGPWRNAWSRKDTPPQTAPQPAQSGDPLAEPRYCCSGCRFAAAVSSESSAGVACNPWLVKILLSVFFTLNVTVFTMALWSSEVYGHTAQNQAAFTSAPAILLADLFRWLSFLLSLPVVWMLGEPLLAEALAQLRRGRLAVDLLLLIGVWAALGYSFVSVWRGTGAIYCEVACVVLLFVTLGRWLESLGKQRAAVALESLAQLLPKNVVRLPGFDPAAVGSAPFFDPGEEIPIEAVQSGDCLRVRAGERIPVDGKILVGIADVDEQLLTGESLPQVRQSGNPVRGGSLVLDGSLVIECVLPANRGSLSRMIRAVQEAQRSRGDYQVLAERVAAFFLPATIVIALCVLFFHGWQGAWVTGGMKGLAVVLIACPCALGIATPLAIWTAVGRASQSQVLFRRGDALERLAAVNVVAFDKTGTLTRDVAEVSQIICHTEITEQDALARGAELALHSPHPFSQALANFQKLTLAGQRPIDDAATIDSPFAPPLNGRLIRSLPGRGLVAFAAADDIMANGTASSACNAPQVPLLALGNHRLMAECGFEWPPELRDLRERQRELGWAVSYVGWKGKVQAGFVFRETPRAEAFSAIDELRQSGLETVLLSGDEPRRVETFSKRFQLIGIGGLAPEEKVAWLQKLQRQGRIVVMVGDGVNDAPALAAADIGFSLGCGADLSRQSASICLLGNDLGRIAWSIALAKQTLRIVRMNLFWAFVYNIAGIGLAVGGLLNPIWAAAFMVVSSLLVIVNSMRLAKFPLPTEVPHSTRIDAGIAPFTNNECQLKDNHSQRKPVAV from the coding sequence ATGACCCCGTCATTTCCGCCCACGAAGCAGTCTCCCGCCGGAGAGGAATGCGCGTATTGTGGACTCCCCCTCCCCCGAAGTTTTAGCTGGGGAGGCCCCTGGCGGAACGCCTGGTCGCGGAAAGATACCCCCCCGCAAACAGCGCCTCAACCGGCTCAGTCGGGGGACCCGCTGGCCGAACCCCGCTATTGTTGTTCGGGATGTCGCTTTGCGGCGGCGGTTTCGAGCGAGTCGTCAGCGGGAGTTGCCTGCAATCCCTGGTTGGTAAAAATTTTGTTGAGCGTCTTTTTTACGCTGAATGTGACGGTTTTTACGATGGCGCTCTGGTCGAGCGAAGTCTATGGGCACACCGCCCAAAACCAAGCAGCCTTTACCAGCGCGCCTGCAATTCTGCTGGCGGATTTGTTTCGTTGGTTGAGTTTTTTATTGAGTTTGCCGGTGGTTTGGATGTTGGGGGAGCCACTCTTGGCCGAAGCGCTGGCCCAACTGCGCCGCGGCCGTCTTGCCGTGGATTTGCTACTACTGATTGGGGTTTGGGCGGCGTTGGGCTATAGCTTTGTTTCGGTCTGGCGCGGCACCGGAGCGATTTATTGCGAGGTCGCCTGCGTCGTGTTGTTGTTTGTGACGTTGGGACGGTGGTTGGAATCGCTGGGTAAGCAACGGGCGGCCGTGGCCCTGGAGTCGCTGGCACAGTTGCTGCCCAAAAACGTCGTGCGATTGCCTGGCTTTGATCCCGCCGCAGTTGGGTCCGCCCCCTTTTTTGATCCAGGAGAAGAGATCCCCATCGAAGCTGTCCAAAGCGGCGACTGTCTTAGAGTTCGCGCGGGCGAACGAATTCCCGTCGATGGCAAAATATTGGTTGGAATCGCCGATGTGGATGAACAATTGCTGACCGGCGAAAGTCTGCCCCAAGTCAGGCAATCAGGGAATCCCGTCCGGGGGGGAAGCCTGGTGCTTGATGGAAGCCTGGTGATCGAGTGTGTGTTGCCTGCCAATCGGGGATCACTTTCCCGGATGATTCGCGCCGTCCAAGAGGCCCAGCGTTCACGAGGAGATTATCAGGTCCTGGCCGAACGCGTGGCCGCGTTTTTTTTGCCCGCGACTATTGTCATCGCTCTTTGCGTATTATTCTTTCATGGTTGGCAAGGAGCCTGGGTAACGGGGGGGATGAAAGGGTTGGCGGTTGTGTTAATCGCATGTCCCTGCGCGTTGGGAATCGCCACGCCGCTAGCCATTTGGACCGCGGTCGGACGCGCGTCGCAGTCGCAAGTGTTATTTCGCCGCGGCGATGCCCTGGAACGCCTGGCGGCCGTCAATGTGGTGGCATTTGACAAGACCGGAACCCTGACCCGGGATGTCGCCGAGGTCAGCCAGATCATCTGCCACACGGAAATAACCGAGCAAGACGCACTTGCCCGGGGAGCCGAACTAGCCCTGCACTCTCCGCATCCGTTTTCCCAGGCGTTAGCCAATTTTCAAAAGCTGACCCTGGCCGGGCAGCGGCCTATCGATGACGCTGCCACCATTGATTCCCCTTTTGCTCCCCCGCTGAATGGTAGATTGATTCGCAGTTTGCCGGGCAGGGGATTGGTCGCCTTTGCCGCCGCGGATGACATTATGGCCAATGGGACCGCCAGTAGCGCGTGTAACGCCCCCCAAGTACCCTTGTTGGCATTGGGGAACCACCGACTAATGGCGGAGTGCGGATTTGAATGGCCGCCAGAATTACGGGATCTGCGCGAACGGCAGCGGGAGCTAGGCTGGGCGGTCAGTTATGTGGGGTGGAAAGGCAAAGTACAAGCCGGATTTGTCTTTCGCGAGACGCCGCGCGCCGAAGCGTTTTCCGCGATTGATGAACTGCGCCAATCCGGTTTAGAAACGGTATTGCTTAGCGGCGATGAACCGCGCCGTGTCGAGACTTTTTCCAAGCGGTTTCAATTAATCGGGATCGGCGGATTGGCCCCCGAGGAAAAAGTTGCGTGGCTGCAAAAGCTGCAACGCCAAGGGCGCATCGTCGTCATGGTGGGTGATGGCGTGAACGACGCGCCGGCCCTAGCCGCCGCCGATATCGGGTTTTCACTCGGTTGCGGGGCCGATCTGTCCCGACAAAGCGCGTCAATATGCCTTTTGGGAAATGATCTGGGCCGGATCGCCTGGTCGATCGCTTTGGCAAAGCAAACGCTACGGATCGTGCGCATGAATCTGTTTTGGGCCTTTGTTTATAATATCGCGGGCATTGGCTTGGCGGTGGGGGGATTATTGAACCCGATCTGGGCGGCCGCCTTTATGGTGGTCAGCAGCCTTTTGGTCATTGTAAATAGCATGCGTTTAGCAAAATTTCCCCTGCCGACTGAGGTGCCTCATTCCACCAGGATTGACGCTGGCATTGCCCCGTTTACCAACAATGAATGTCAGTTGAAAGACAATCACTCTCAGCGAAAGCCGGTGGCCGTATGA
- a CDS encoding cbb3-type cytochrome c oxidase subunit I: MRHNAPPDLIYPATELLKHEWLEMMSQATATAEIDPRVLVNYRLVWWYFLAALGFLTINMIAGILVALQMVNWNPLNGLEYFSPGRWRMVHTNAVAYGFLANAFLGCLHWIIPRLTLRPVLSVALSYFIFFAWQFVVLATAAGLLLGEAQGVEWGETPVWIDPVALLGLALVAFNFMAPIAYSAGPLYVTLWYFLAMFVWTFLTYAMGNFIPEYVAPGTGGGAVAGLFIHDLVGLFVTPLGWGAMYYFVPILLKKPMWSHGLSLVGFWGLAFFYPLQGIHHFLYTPIPMFLQYGAVISTIAVEMVVFTVIVNFFGTLYGSGRELVTNLPIRWFYMGMVNYFVTCFQCALQVTLTFQEMIHFSDWVVGHAHLVMFGVFTFWLMGIMTYLIPRLLDKPWYSRELQEWHFWLFTGGLTVMFLDLTLAGIFQGFHWVSLAPWDVSTDVSHPFWVVRVFAGLAIFSGLLAFLYNIYLTVRQPARRELNGAEA, translated from the coding sequence ATGCGGCATAACGCCCCGCCCGACTTAATTTACCCCGCTACCGAATTACTTAAGCACGAATGGCTGGAGATGATGTCACAAGCAACCGCAACCGCTGAAATTGACCCGCGCGTCCTGGTAAATTACCGCCTGGTATGGTGGTATTTTCTGGCAGCGCTGGGCTTTCTGACGATTAACATGATCGCCGGCATTTTAGTGGCGCTGCAAATGGTAAACTGGAATCCGCTTAACGGATTGGAGTATTTTTCACCGGGACGATGGAGAATGGTGCATACCAACGCCGTCGCTTATGGCTTTTTGGCCAATGCGTTTCTCGGCTGCCTGCACTGGATTATCCCCCGGTTGACCCTGCGTCCCGTGCTCAGCGTGGCGTTATCCTATTTCATCTTTTTCGCCTGGCAATTTGTGGTCTTGGCCACAGCGGCGGGACTGCTCTTGGGCGAGGCCCAGGGAGTGGAATGGGGGGAGACACCGGTATGGATTGATCCGGTGGCGCTTTTAGGCCTGGCACTGGTCGCGTTCAATTTCATGGCCCCGATCGCTTACTCCGCTGGCCCGCTATATGTGACGCTGTGGTACTTTTTGGCCATGTTTGTCTGGACGTTCTTGACCTATGCCATGGGAAATTTCATTCCCGAATATGTCGCTCCCGGGACCGGCGGTGGGGCGGTCGCCGGTCTCTTTATCCACGATCTGGTGGGGCTGTTCGTGACGCCACTGGGTTGGGGAGCCATGTACTATTTTGTGCCGATCCTCTTGAAAAAGCCGATGTGGTCGCATGGATTGTCCCTGGTCGGGTTTTGGGGGTTGGCGTTTTTCTATCCCTTGCAAGGCATCCACCATTTTCTGTACACCCCCATTCCCATGTTTTTGCAATATGGGGCGGTCATTTCCACAATCGCGGTGGAAATGGTGGTCTTTACCGTGATCGTCAATTTCTTTGGCACGTTGTATGGCAGCGGGCGCGAATTAGTAACCAATCTGCCGATTCGCTGGTTTTACATGGGGATGGTGAATTATTTTGTCACCTGTTTTCAATGCGCGCTACAAGTCACTTTGACCTTTCAAGAGATGATCCACTTTAGCGACTGGGTCGTCGGGCACGCCCATTTGGTCATGTTTGGCGTGTTTACGTTCTGGTTGATGGGAATCATGACCTACTTAATACCGCGCTTGTTGGACAAGCCCTGGTACAGCCGCGAATTGCAGGAATGGCACTTCTGGTTATTTACCGGGGGGTTGACGGTGATGTTTTTGGACTTGACGCTGGCGGGGATCTTTCAGGGCTTTCATTGGGTCTCGCTGGCTCCGTGGGATGTCAGCACCGATGTGTCCCATCCATTTTGGGTTGTGCGGGTGTTCGCTGGATTGGCGATCTTTAGCGGTTTGCTGGCGTTTCTGTACAACATTTACTTAACGGTCCGCCAGCCGGCGCGGCGGGAACTGAACGGCGCGGAAGCTTGA
- a CDS encoding cbb3-type cytochrome c oxidase subunit II — protein MFESKGGVLWIGGIGFFIFAFLSNGLVPIFMYQHLPERQLPELTNANVMYAVEDLARRYPEQFKTYVGEPTPENCEKLLAAGRKIYIGEGCWHCHSQFVRPVANESKRFGPVARSEEYQNVLQRPVMFGTRRVGPDLSREGGRRGSDWHAIHFWKPQSVSTNSPMPNYPWFFDDNDPNKPNARGLAIITYVQWLGSWLESYPLYETYQASDDPGKTYVPGTAVADPPADMTPPVVAPSSVEPAADSTATAPNAPPVNSPPANTAPPNTTNEPTDVQSTSE, from the coding sequence ATGTTTGAATCCAAAGGGGGCGTCTTATGGATTGGCGGGATCGGTTTTTTCATCTTTGCCTTTTTAAGCAACGGGCTGGTGCCTATTTTTATGTACCAGCACTTGCCTGAACGGCAATTACCGGAACTGACCAATGCCAATGTGATGTATGCCGTGGAAGATCTTGCGCGGCGCTATCCCGAACAATTTAAGACCTATGTCGGCGAGCCGACGCCGGAGAATTGTGAAAAGCTGCTGGCGGCAGGGCGAAAAATTTATATCGGCGAAGGGTGTTGGCACTGCCATAGCCAATTTGTCCGTCCGGTCGCTAACGAATCAAAGCGCTTTGGTCCCGTGGCGCGAAGCGAGGAATACCAAAACGTGCTACAGCGACCAGTGATGTTTGGCACGCGCCGCGTCGGACCCGACCTCAGCCGCGAAGGAGGCCGCCGCGGCAGCGACTGGCACGCGATCCATTTTTGGAAACCCCAGTCGGTCTCAACAAATTCTCCTATGCCCAATTATCCATGGTTTTTTGACGATAACGACCCCAACAAGCCCAACGCGCGCGGGCTGGCCATCATTACCTATGTGCAGTGGTTAGGCTCTTGGCTGGAAAGCTACCCGTTGTACGAGACCTACCAAGCATCCGACGACCCGGGAAAAACTTATGTGCCAGGGACCGCGGTCGCTGACCCGCCCGCAGACATGACCCCACCCGTGGTAGCACCTTCTTCAGTAGAACCTGCGGCGGACTCGACCGCTACCGCGCCAAACGCACCACCTGTTAACTCGCCTCCTGCAAACACAGCCCCACCTAACACAACCAACGAGCCAACCGACGTCCAGAGCACCTCGGAATGA
- a CDS encoding prolipoprotein diacylglyceryl transferase — translation MLQTLFYIPAEVLGLPVLGVGLLLFFWALLAGVIFAYQYRWGGWNADLINYTVFAVLIGAAIVWLLPQLAERIPGSDARGIPIRGYGVMLLVAVVSGVALALHRAKAEGLPGEVIFSLAVWLVVAGIIGARIFYVIEYRQNFDIRHPDGSWDPWGSLVAAINMQKGGLVVFGSLIGAMAGMSLFCWKTKINFLALADLIAPSMAVGQAIGRLGCFLNGCCYGGECDLPWGVRFPPESPVYIQQVEQGRHFIHGLQLSWQEEELPAIVTAVEKYSAAEKAGLRPGLRIRQIIVLNPGATNPRRYPPVDLNPAGGAISARYALQVLLQERLPGTELTLHFDGLEPPVHFVTAGLPTALPVHPTQIYSALDAFFLAWVLWTFTPLRRRHGQVLALTLILHAISRFLLEMIRVDEANFLHTGLSISQNLSLGMFAVGVLLWAWVSWGAGGAGG, via the coding sequence GTGCTGCAAACACTTTTTTACATCCCCGCGGAAGTTTTAGGATTGCCCGTCCTGGGGGTAGGCCTACTGTTGTTTTTCTGGGCTTTGCTGGCGGGAGTGATTTTTGCCTATCAGTATCGCTGGGGGGGATGGAACGCCGATTTGATCAATTATACGGTTTTCGCGGTCCTCATCGGGGCCGCCATTGTGTGGCTCTTGCCTCAATTAGCAGAGCGCATCCCCGGCTCCGATGCCCGGGGGATACCAATTCGCGGTTATGGCGTGATGCTCTTGGTGGCGGTGGTCAGCGGGGTGGCGTTGGCATTACACCGGGCCAAAGCCGAGGGCTTGCCGGGGGAAGTGATTTTTTCCTTGGCGGTTTGGCTGGTGGTAGCGGGAATTATTGGCGCTCGTATTTTTTACGTCATCGAATATCGCCAGAATTTTGATATTCGCCATCCCGATGGCTCGTGGGATCCCTGGGGTTCCTTGGTCGCCGCCATTAACATGCAAAAAGGGGGCTTGGTCGTCTTTGGGTCTCTGATCGGTGCCATGGCGGGAATGTCGCTTTTTTGTTGGAAAACAAAAATCAATTTTTTAGCCTTGGCCGACCTGATTGCTCCTAGTATGGCCGTGGGGCAGGCCATTGGCAGGCTCGGATGTTTTCTCAATGGCTGCTGTTATGGTGGGGAATGCGATCTCCCGTGGGGGGTGCGGTTTCCCCCGGAAAGTCCCGTCTATATTCAACAAGTCGAACAAGGACGGCATTTTATCCACGGGTTGCAACTTTCGTGGCAGGAAGAAGAGTTGCCCGCGATTGTGACAGCGGTGGAAAAGTATTCCGCCGCCGAAAAAGCCGGACTGCGGCCGGGATTGCGCATTCGCCAAATTATCGTATTGAACCCCGGCGCGACCAACCCGCGGCGCTATCCCCCGGTTGATTTAAATCCCGCGGGCGGTGCTATCTCGGCCCGTTATGCCCTGCAGGTGTTATTACAAGAACGACTCCCGGGAACGGAATTAACGTTGCACTTTGATGGCTTGGAACCGCCGGTCCACTTTGTCACCGCCGGGTTGCCCACGGCCTTGCCTGTCCATCCCACCCAAATCTATAGCGCGCTGGATGCGTTTTTTTTGGCCTGGGTGTTGTGGACGTTTACACCATTGCGGCGGCGGCATGGCCAAGTGTTGGCCTTAACCCTGATCCTGCATGCCATTTCCCGCTTTTTGCTGGAAATGATTCGCGTCGATGAAGCCAACTTTTTGCACACCGGGCTGAGTATCTCTCAAAACCTTAGCCTGGGGATGTTCGCGGTCGGCGTATTGCTGTGGGCGTGGGTTAGTTGGGGGGCGGGGGGGGCGGGGGGAA
- a CDS encoding WD40 repeat domain-containing protein, whose protein sequence is MNADLNPHPTRGIRKSRHGWQALRRAGVLIGMMALAAGLPVGHTTRATAQTAPRQIARFGAQAYRLPNFIAAITYIPDLDGFAVLCNNDQKLRFCAAKTGDVRDLCQLSAPAYSISQRMSRMSFWSVAHKLLLIQRTGGIDAIDVERQKIVWSKSLSLLPNQSLIIFAPGGQQWAYVEKPDKPVKFFSCQTGEELSAWSITPEVLLTGAFSPDGRYFTLTTRNSQGLRTWDTQEKKQLPPILESKNNFYQVAYHPTKPWLAVTHNNQSAVIYDLETKAELQTAQPGMAIRHLMFSEDGRYLILTAYNSTLTLWDVEQKKDAGKLINHIYTPSFCLPELVPEGKLFLGTGCVIQGWTLADLKPVGEHLTGHLLPITHLSISPDGNYMASMSGDGYFCVWRAATGECLYRTRGDGGSSTVVFSANSERLYWRKKLQILEEIALDQFAAAAPVGNNVDQLAKPGRELQAPAQIGSFGLAADGQRLLAVIQAAAPVQYLMWDLNSPQVTPEKVWALGEQPGEVNVLGLSQNLRLGSQLCKAGNAEATGLRFRLDIKDLETGQFLWSGQRGDNTPAELHNVNSMGGFFADQDRLLLDVRLEGLNVREIHNGGKTAYVIPWTNMAQAGRLLGLTPDHTELVWPDAQGRLHVHDLLHHRELAVVSLDQQPPIKITACRAQGLNVVCAYADGTAANWQIPDNALAEIAPPPPQLPEERESWWRDLGGADSTKAFLALNRLAAYPDTTVPLVAAKLEFGELDQTLPNRVDQLVQQLDAPEFVIRERATREIESLGEPAEVYIEAALKEAKSLEVKARLEILLREARKSATLLNPAEMQTYRAIWLLERINTLEAREQLKRIASDSATPKLRELAKKSLNVLGIADPK, encoded by the coding sequence ATGAATGCGGATTTAAACCCACACCCGACGCGCGGAATACGAAAAAGCCGCCATGGTTGGCAAGCTCTCCGCCGCGCCGGCGTATTAATCGGGATGATGGCCCTGGCGGCGGGACTGCCGGTCGGTCATACCACGCGCGCCACGGCCCAGACCGCTCCCCGGCAAATCGCCCGCTTTGGCGCGCAGGCATATCGATTGCCTAATTTCATCGCCGCGATCACCTATATTCCCGATCTGGACGGCTTTGCCGTGCTGTGCAATAACGACCAGAAATTACGTTTTTGTGCGGCAAAAACCGGTGATGTCCGAGATTTATGCCAACTATCCGCGCCGGCTTACTCAATCTCCCAACGGATGTCGCGCATGAGCTTTTGGTCGGTGGCGCATAAATTATTACTGATTCAGCGGACGGGGGGCATTGATGCCATTGATGTGGAACGGCAAAAAATCGTCTGGTCAAAATCCCTCTCCCTGCTGCCAAATCAGTCCTTGATCATCTTTGCGCCGGGGGGCCAGCAATGGGCCTACGTGGAAAAACCGGATAAACCGGTGAAATTCTTTAGTTGTCAGACCGGAGAGGAACTTTCCGCCTGGAGTATTACCCCGGAAGTCCTCTTAACCGGGGCTTTTAGCCCCGATGGGCGTTATTTTACCCTGACCACCCGCAATAGCCAGGGACTGCGCACCTGGGACACCCAGGAAAAAAAGCAACTTCCCCCTATCTTGGAGAGCAAAAACAATTTCTACCAAGTGGCTTATCACCCCACCAAACCTTGGCTGGCGGTCACCCATAATAACCAGTCGGCGGTGATTTATGACCTAGAGACCAAAGCCGAATTACAGACCGCCCAGCCCGGCATGGCGATACGCCATCTCATGTTTTCAGAGGATGGCCGTTATCTCATCCTGACGGCTTATAATTCCACTTTGACATTATGGGATGTCGAACAGAAAAAAGACGCGGGCAAACTAATTAATCATATTTATACTCCCAGTTTTTGCCTGCCGGAATTAGTCCCGGAGGGAAAATTATTTCTGGGCACGGGCTGTGTGATTCAGGGGTGGACTCTAGCGGATTTAAAACCCGTTGGGGAGCATTTGACCGGCCATCTGCTCCCCATCACTCATCTTTCCATCAGTCCCGACGGCAATTATATGGCCAGCATGAGCGGAGATGGCTACTTTTGCGTCTGGCGCGCTGCCACCGGCGAGTGTCTGTACCGCACACGTGGAGACGGTGGTAGCTCCACGGTGGTATTTTCCGCCAATAGTGAACGGCTTTATTGGCGAAAAAAGCTGCAAATTCTAGAGGAAATCGCACTCGACCAGTTTGCCGCCGCGGCCCCAGTCGGAAACAACGTGGATCAACTGGCAAAGCCCGGCCGCGAACTGCAGGCCCCCGCCCAGATCGGGTCATTTGGCCTGGCGGCGGATGGCCAACGGTTGTTGGCGGTCATTCAGGCCGCGGCTCCGGTGCAGTACCTGATGTGGGATTTGAATTCACCGCAAGTCACCCCGGAAAAGGTATGGGCATTGGGGGAGCAACCAGGAGAGGTCAATGTTTTGGGATTGTCGCAAAACTTGCGTTTGGGTAGCCAACTATGCAAAGCGGGAAATGCGGAAGCGACGGGTTTGCGTTTTCGTCTGGATATCAAGGATCTGGAAACGGGGCAGTTTTTGTGGAGTGGCCAGCGCGGCGACAATACCCCCGCCGAATTACATAACGTCAACAGCATGGGGGGATTCTTTGCCGATCAGGACCGCCTATTGCTAGATGTGCGGTTGGAAGGCCTGAATGTGCGGGAAATCCATAACGGGGGTAAAACGGCGTATGTGATACCGTGGACAAACATGGCCCAAGCGGGACGTTTGCTGGGATTGACGCCGGATCATACGGAATTGGTTTGGCCCGATGCCCAGGGGCGGTTGCACGTCCATGACCTGCTGCATCATCGAGAACTGGCGGTGGTATCGCTTGACCAACAACCGCCGATAAAAATCACGGCTTGCCGCGCCCAGGGGTTAAATGTGGTTTGTGCTTATGCGGACGGGACCGCGGCCAACTGGCAAATCCCCGATAATGCCTTGGCGGAAATCGCCCCTCCTCCACCGCAGTTACCCGAAGAGCGCGAATCTTGGTGGCGGGATTTAGGTGGAGCCGATTCCACGAAAGCCTTTCTCGCGCTTAATCGTTTGGCCGCCTATCCCGACACGACGGTACCCTTAGTTGCCGCTAAATTAGAATTTGGCGAATTAGACCAAACTTTGCCAAATCGCGTTGATCAGCTTGTGCAACAACTGGATGCCCCGGAATTTGTGATTCGCGAACGCGCCACCCGTGAAATCGAATCGCTGGGCGAACCGGCGGAGGTCTACATTGAGGCGGCATTGAAAGAGGCTAAATCGCTAGAGGTCAAAGCTCGCTTAGAGATATTGCTGCGCGAAGCCCGTAAATCCGCAACATTACTAAATCCCGCGGAAATGCAAACCTACCGCGCGATTTGGCTCTTGGAACGAATTAATACTCTTGAAGCGCGGGAGCAACTTAAAAGAATCGCCAGCGACTCAGCCACGCCCAAACTACGGGAATTAGCTAAAAAATCCTTGAATGTACTGGGGATTGCCGATCCCAAGTAA